Proteins from one Desulfonema limicola genomic window:
- a CDS encoding P-loop NTPase, translated as MKTKKTTIIPIASGKGGVGKSIFAANLSIALARLGHSTIAVDLDLGSSNLYTCLGMTNTYPGIGDFLKSKNVKFNDLPVQTSIPNLKFLPGDGQTPFMANLSSSQRLNLLKSLKELPARYLILDLGAGTMFSILNFFGLTYKSMMVTTFDTMSIMNCVMFLRNFIFRILCKAVYEDQEVLKILLQRFQQPTGYEPVTMRSLLQDVKKRNPGLAQRAEEKCRKYRPRIVFNMGSHSDDLDMLPKFDAALNQGLSIEPEYFGFMPFDEHVRNAARNREVLMLAHPDSIAASAIERLANQVINNWDNSTENSMSILKTETKKLYKNGKRG; from the coding sequence ATGAAGACAAAAAAAACAACCATCATTCCCATAGCAAGCGGCAAAGGCGGGGTCGGTAAAAGCATTTTTGCGGCAAACCTGTCAATCGCTCTTGCCAGGCTTGGTCATTCTACCATAGCAGTTGACCTGGATCTTGGAAGCTCCAATCTTTATACATGTCTTGGTATGACCAATACATATCCTGGAATAGGTGATTTCCTGAAATCCAAAAATGTAAAATTTAATGATCTCCCGGTTCAGACCTCAATTCCTAATCTTAAATTTCTGCCAGGAGACGGCCAGACCCCGTTTATGGCAAACCTGTCTTCAAGCCAGCGGCTGAACCTTCTTAAATCATTAAAAGAGCTTCCTGCCCGTTATCTTATCCTTGATCTTGGAGCAGGTACCATGTTCAGCATCCTGAATTTTTTCGGACTGACATATAAGAGTATGATGGTAACAACATTTGATACCATGTCTATAATGAACTGCGTCATGTTTCTAAGAAATTTTATTTTCCGTATTCTTTGCAAAGCAGTTTATGAAGACCAGGAGGTTCTCAAGATATTATTGCAGCGATTCCAGCAGCCCACAGGATATGAACCTGTTACCATGAGGTCTCTTCTTCAGGATGTAAAAAAACGAAATCCAGGACTGGCTCAAAGGGCTGAAGAAAAATGCAGAAAATACCGTCCCAGAATCGTATTTAATATGGGCAGTCATTCCGATGACCTGGATATGCTCCCTAAATTTGATGCTGCACTCAACCAGGGCCTTTCCATTGAACCTGAATATTTTGGATTTATGCCTTTTGACGAACATGTCAGAAATGCAGCCAGAAACCGTGAGGTTCTCATGCTCGCCCATCCTGACTCAATTGCTGCATCAGCTATTGAACGGCTTGCAAACCAGGTAATCAACAACTGGGACAATTCAACGGAAAACAGCATGAGCATATTGAAAACTGAAACAAAAAAATTGTACAAAAACGGAAAAAGGGGGTAA
- a CDS encoding sigma 54-interacting transcriptional regulator gives MTKHLSSRDREFFTLVRAAALANPFSDERVEIDLKIAGLPSSISPKDRISRLTREVHTRVNNLAEKQAVNINQYAGEDRLIMEAVFLFDYFHQFIEQFDRLIPRQIEAGEKSVKVPFYRDAISFLQKKGFSDDSALHYFAMSYQLRRAFFFIDHSLIGTSPCMKALRKSLWNNVFTHNLGLYNEYLWNRMEDFSTMLLGETGTGKGTAAMAVGRSGFIPFDEKKECFAQSFTRSFVSLNLSQFPETLIESELFGHKKGAFTGASEDYQGIFDCCSPYGSIFLDEIGEVSIPIQIKLLQVIQERTFCPVGSHEKRRFEGRVIAATNQPFDKLREQRILRDDFFYRLCSDIIIVPPLRQRIQESAAELDDLLAHTIERIIGKPSRELAQMAAQIIARQPGTNYLWPGNVRELEQCVRRIFVKGKYEGDHSPAKTSLNSILADAVNKGNIDAQSLLSGYCFMLYQQHKTFEAVAGITRLDRRTVKKYILQWQEKKE, from the coding sequence ATGACAAAACATTTAAGCAGCCGGGATCGTGAATTCTTTACGCTGGTCAGGGCAGCAGCCCTTGCAAATCCATTCAGTGATGAGCGTGTTGAGATTGACCTCAAGATTGCGGGACTTCCCTCCAGTATTTCGCCAAAAGACAGAATCAGCAGACTTACCCGTGAAGTGCATACACGGGTCAATAATCTTGCTGAAAAACAGGCTGTTAATATCAATCAATATGCCGGGGAAGACCGGCTTATAATGGAAGCTGTTTTTTTATTTGATTATTTTCACCAGTTTATAGAGCAGTTTGACAGATTGATTCCCAGACAGATTGAAGCAGGTGAAAAATCTGTCAAGGTTCCTTTTTACAGGGATGCAATATCCTTTTTACAGAAAAAAGGTTTTTCTGATGATTCTGCCCTTCATTATTTTGCCATGTCATATCAGCTCCGCCGTGCTTTTTTTTTCATAGATCACAGCCTGATTGGCACCAGCCCATGTATGAAAGCCCTGCGCAAAAGTCTATGGAATAATGTATTTACCCATAACCTGGGGCTTTATAATGAATATCTCTGGAACCGGATGGAAGATTTTTCAACAATGCTGCTTGGAGAAACCGGGACAGGCAAAGGAACTGCTGCTATGGCTGTGGGCCGGTCTGGTTTTATTCCTTTTGATGAAAAAAAAGAATGCTTTGCCCAGAGTTTTACCAGGTCTTTTGTTTCACTTAACCTTTCTCAATTTCCTGAAACCTTAATAGAATCAGAGCTGTTTGGTCATAAAAAAGGTGCTTTTACAGGTGCATCCGAGGATTACCAAGGTATTTTTGACTGCTGCAGCCCCTATGGTTCTATTTTTTTAGATGAAATAGGAGAGGTGTCAATTCCCATTCAGATCAAGCTTCTTCAGGTAATACAGGAGCGCACCTTTTGTCCCGTGGGAAGTCATGAAAAGCGGAGATTTGAAGGCAGGGTTATTGCTGCAACAAATCAGCCCTTTGACAAACTCAGGGAACAGCGCATACTGCGAGATGATTTTTTTTACCGGCTTTGTTCTGATATTATCATTGTTCCGCCTTTAAGACAGCGTATCCAGGAAAGCGCAGCAGAGCTGGATGATCTCCTTGCCCATACTATTGAGCGAATAATTGGAAAACCATCCCGTGAACTGGCTCAAATGGCAGCACAAATAATTGCCAGGCAGCCAGGTACCAATTACCTTTGGCCTGGAAATGTCAGGGAGCTGGAACAGTGTGTCAGAAGAATTTTTGTTAAGGGAAAATATGAAGGAGACCACAGCCCTGCAAAAACCAGCCTTAATTCAATTCTGGCAGATGCTGTTAATAAAGGAAATATAGATGCACAAAGCCTTTTATCTGGTTATTGTTTCATGCTTTATCAGCAGCATAAAACATTTGAAGCAGTGGCAGGTATCACCAGGCTTGACAGGCGCACAGTAAAAAAATACATATTGCAGTGGCAGGAAAAAAAAGAATAA
- a CDS encoding chemotaxis protein CheB encodes MKEPIKLMVVDDSAVMRRVITSIFDSVPHINVVGEAVNGKEALEMIPHLSPNVISLDIHMPVMDGLTALKHIMIKYPRPTIMCSTLTKEGEFVTFDSLKFGAVDFIHKPSNRRPDALEKQYADIIQKITLASGIDMKSVHCFKPGSRINLAERAKAGRTKVKYVCGIGASEGGYAALLNIIPWLKPNLPMSFIIIIHESPKNIKTFIKYLKNECAIRVQPAIHNAPLKSGVCYMASGHEYVTAASSDTGYSLQVYDSPFPNRRGSINMMMFSLAEVLKDKSMGIILSGSGDDGVEGMTEIARMGGNTFIQDPRSCLHKEMPVNVHKNLRSTRIFFDREIAGEINKRYSL; translated from the coding sequence ATGAAAGAGCCGATAAAACTCATGGTTGTTGATGATTCGGCAGTTATGCGGCGTGTAATCACCAGCATATTTGACTCTGTTCCTCATATAAATGTTGTTGGAGAAGCCGTTAATGGCAAAGAAGCCCTTGAAATGATCCCTCATCTGTCCCCAAATGTCATATCCCTGGATATTCACATGCCGGTAATGGACGGGCTGACAGCATTAAAGCATATAATGATTAAATATCCCAGGCCGACTATAATGTGCAGCACCCTGACCAAAGAAGGTGAATTTGTAACCTTTGACTCCCTTAAATTCGGAGCAGTGGATTTTATTCACAAGCCTTCTAACCGCCGCCCCGATGCCCTTGAAAAACAATATGCAGATATAATACAAAAAATAACGCTTGCATCCGGTATAGATATGAAATCAGTGCATTGTTTCAAACCTGGCAGCAGGATAAACCTTGCAGAAAGGGCAAAAGCAGGCCGGACAAAAGTAAAATATGTCTGCGGAATAGGAGCATCAGAAGGAGGATATGCTGCTCTTTTAAATATTATACCCTGGCTGAAACCCAATCTTCCCATGTCTTTTATAATTATAATTCATGAATCTCCAAAAAATATAAAAACATTTATAAAATACTTAAAAAATGAGTGTGCCATAAGGGTTCAGCCTGCAATCCATAATGCCCCTTTGAAATCAGGAGTTTGTTATATGGCTTCAGGACATGAATATGTAACAGCTGCATCTTCTGACACAGGATATTCGCTCCAGGTTTATGATTCTCCTTTTCCCAATCGCCGGGGAAGTATTAATATGATGATGTTTTCTCTTGCAGAGGTTTTAAAAGACAAAAGCATGGGGATTATTCTTTCTGGTTCAGGAGACGATGGTGTTGAAGGAATGACAGAGATAGCAAGAATGGGGGGAAATACCTTTATCCAGGATCCAAGGTCATGTCTTCACAAAGAAATGCCTGTTAATGTACATAAAAATTTAAGAAGTACCAGGATTTTTTTTGACAGGGAAATAGCAGGGGAAATAAATAAAAGATATTCATTATAA
- a CDS encoding chemotaxis protein CheB — protein MLTGIGDDGDKGFARIRAENGETIVQDTQCCVFPNLTDNAIKKGVAHMVLDERILPETLEFLTGER, from the coding sequence TTGCTCACAGGAATAGGTGATGACGGGGACAAAGGATTTGCCAGAATAAGGGCGGAAAACGGGGAAACCATAGTACAGGATACACAATGCTGCGTATTTCCTAATCTTACAGATAATGCCATAAAAAAAGGTGTAGCGCATATGGTCCTGGATGAACGCATTTTGCCTGAAACCCTGGAATTTTTAACAGGGGAAAGATAA
- a CDS encoding response regulator, with the protein MRSKISVFVVIMVIMIAVPLIFFVFQEIDSQILRQKFCFISGFTISLVFVFSLVFSKKITMPLEKLYLAAKKLEEKSMLFNQADYFDQDTGREELEKLDTGSNDETSRLVHIFLNMHEIMQKNINELYLLNQEFEIRVAERTAKYAKANKELKKAKQAAEAAAQSKSDFLANMSHEIRTPMNGVIAAADLALGRKTDPKVEKYLKIIQSSGYSLISIINDILDFSKIEAGKLEIESKPFNLNELFYRVADLFASRAYKKGIELIIDIEPEIPETLIGDPLRLQQIITNLGGNAIKFTPEKGSVSMGVRQKSIDQEIVILEFFVKDTGMGIEPEYINELFQPFTQVDTPEAKKQGGTGLGLTICKQLTEMMDGRIWVESEVGQGTTFRISMPFYYQAETKKEKLIIPDEIKGIKVLIVDDNKDNRKLLENFLNIVGCQSRQACSGKEALKYLKTHKYENQPFDLIVIDWMMPGLDGIETSKIIREQYRLDIPIIMLTAFEDDDLLKDAQKAGINVFLSKPVDMSDFFNAVKNVFTNTIPARDKQIISTRMSIYMDKLKGKKILVAEDNITNQEIAKEVLSQAEIEAVVVSNGRQAVEAVFAASFDAVLMDIQMPEMDGYEATRQIRKNPEFRSFPIIAITASAMKGDQEKCMKTGMNAYISKPLNQEELFRTLAECLELKIPEKTNIDKHSILPDALPGIDVLSVLKNAAIGRSPLKRILIEFMKNNENTSDSIWNAYERKEWKTIRSISHMIKGSSSSIGAFNLHQAACNLEKASKMNDSFDKSFINNFESAMLQVLHSIKTLDHNS; encoded by the coding sequence ATGAGATCAAAAATTTCAGTTTTTGTTGTCATTATGGTTATTATGATAGCTGTGCCCCTTATATTCTTTGTTTTCCAGGAAATAGATTCCCAAATTCTCAGACAGAAATTTTGTTTTATTTCTGGTTTTACTATAAGCCTTGTCTTTGTTTTTTCCCTGGTTTTCAGCAAAAAAATAACAATGCCCCTGGAAAAACTATATTTAGCAGCAAAAAAGCTTGAAGAAAAAAGCATGTTGTTCAATCAGGCAGATTATTTTGATCAGGATACAGGCAGGGAAGAACTGGAAAAATTAGATACAGGCTCAAACGATGAAACCAGCAGACTTGTACACATTTTTTTAAACATGCATGAAATCATGCAGAAAAATATAAATGAGCTTTATCTGCTTAACCAGGAATTTGAAATACGCGTAGCAGAAAGAACTGCAAAATATGCCAAAGCAAATAAAGAATTAAAAAAAGCCAAACAGGCTGCCGAGGCTGCCGCACAATCCAAAAGCGATTTTCTTGCCAACATGAGCCATGAAATCAGAACTCCCATGAACGGAGTTATTGCAGCCGCAGACCTTGCACTTGGCAGAAAAACCGACCCCAAGGTTGAAAAATACCTGAAAATTATTCAATCCTCAGGATACTCCCTTATAAGCATTATAAATGACATTCTTGATTTTTCAAAGATTGAGGCAGGAAAGCTTGAAATAGAATCAAAGCCTTTTAACTTAAATGAACTGTTTTACAGGGTTGCAGATTTATTTGCAAGCAGGGCATATAAAAAAGGAATAGAATTAATTATAGATATTGAACCTGAAATACCTGAAACACTCATAGGCGATCCCCTGAGACTTCAGCAGATTATCACCAATCTTGGAGGCAATGCCATTAAATTTACACCTGAAAAAGGCTCTGTCTCAATGGGGGTGAGGCAGAAAAGCATAGATCAAGAGATTGTAATCCTCGAATTTTTTGTTAAAGATACCGGCATGGGCATAGAACCAGAATATATTAATGAGTTGTTTCAACCTTTTACCCAGGTTGATACCCCTGAAGCAAAAAAACAGGGAGGCACGGGTCTGGGACTGACTATCTGCAAACAATTAACAGAGATGATGGACGGCAGAATCTGGGTGGAAAGTGAAGTAGGACAGGGTACAACATTTAGAATATCCATGCCTTTTTATTACCAGGCTGAAACAAAAAAGGAAAAACTGATAATACCTGATGAAATAAAAGGCATAAAAGTCCTTATTGTTGATGATAACAAGGATAATAGAAAACTTTTGGAGAATTTTTTAAATATTGTCGGATGCCAGAGCCGGCAGGCATGTTCAGGAAAAGAAGCTCTTAAATATTTAAAAACACATAAATATGAAAACCAGCCCTTTGACCTGATTGTCATAGACTGGATGATGCCTGGGCTGGATGGAATTGAAACATCAAAAATTATCCGTGAACAATACAGGCTGGATATACCTATAATAATGCTTACTGCTTTTGAAGATGATGATTTGCTAAAAGATGCCCAAAAAGCAGGCATTAATGTTTTTCTTTCCAAACCTGTTGATATGTCAGACTTTTTTAATGCTGTAAAAAATGTATTTACAAACACCATACCAGCACGAGACAAACAGATAATTTCAACCAGAATGTCCATTTACATGGACAAACTGAAAGGAAAAAAAATCCTGGTAGCTGAAGATAATATAACAAACCAGGAAATTGCAAAAGAGGTATTAAGCCAGGCAGAGATTGAAGCTGTTGTTGTCAGTAACGGCAGACAGGCAGTAGAGGCTGTTTTTGCCGCTTCCTTTGATGCAGTTCTCATGGATATTCAAATGCCTGAAATGGATGGTTATGAAGCAACAAGACAAATCAGGAAAAATCCAGAATTCAGGTCTTTTCCTATTATTGCCATAACTGCCAGTGCAATGAAAGGGGACCAGGAAAAGTGCATGAAAACAGGTATGAATGCATACATAAGCAAGCCCTTGAACCAGGAAGAATTATTTCGGACTTTAGCAGAATGCCTGGAATTGAAAATACCTGAAAAAACAAATATTGACAAACATTCCATACTCCCAGATGCTTTACCAGGCATTGATGTTTTAAGTGTTCTTAAAAATGCTGCAATAGGCAGATCACCTTTGAAACGCATACTGATTGAGTTTATGAAAAACAATGAAAATACCAGTGATTCAATATGGAATGCTTATGAAAGGAAAGAATGGAAAACAATCCGCAGCATAAGTCATATGATAAAAGGAAGCAGCAGCAGTATTGGTGCTTTCAATTTGCATCAGGCCGCCTGTAATCTTGAAAAAGCTTCTAAAATGAATGATTCATTCGATAAATCCTTTATCAATAATTTTGAATCTGCAATGTTACAGGTTTTACACTCCATCAAAACCCTTGACCACAATTCTTAA
- a CDS encoding response regulator, translated as MKLALKTMLYLVLLNGIDKIISSSNIQDNSIMEKIRVLVVDDTAFMRKAVTQLLETDPDIEVAGSASNGLEALKMIRKLKPDVITLDIDMPVMDGLTAIRHIMICCPVPIVALSSLSAQGSVTFEALRLGVVDFVPKPSGAVSPDISSSAKQIINRVKIACSMTMGNVRRVRLPKKWSTDMRLANLYRYYPLEYAVVLGTTLGGPNTVIRLLSRLSPTVPAAVLVIQEISPTIIHSFAARFNEYVPWKVEVAQTGMLMEQGTCYICSNEFSMSIMTNENEEPFLTVNKGIKKTAGLIIFFCFPGIWSKYHWCFAHRNR; from the coding sequence GTGAAACTGGCATTAAAAACAATGCTTTACCTGGTTCTGCTCAATGGCATTGACAAGATTATATCAAGCAGCAATATTCAGGATAACAGCATAATGGAAAAAATAAGAGTTCTGGTAGTAGATGATACTGCATTTATGAGAAAAGCTGTAACACAGCTTCTGGAAACAGACCCTGATATCGAGGTTGCCGGAAGTGCATCAAACGGCCTTGAAGCCCTGAAAATGATAAGAAAACTCAAGCCCGATGTCATTACCTTAGATATTGATATGCCGGTTATGGACGGTTTAACAGCCATCCGTCATATCATGATCTGCTGCCCGGTTCCAATTGTCGCACTCAGTTCGCTTTCTGCACAAGGCAGTGTTACTTTTGAAGCTTTGCGCCTTGGAGTAGTTGATTTTGTGCCCAAACCTTCAGGAGCAGTATCTCCTGATATAAGTTCATCAGCAAAGCAGATTATCAACCGTGTTAAAATTGCATGTTCCATGACAATGGGAAATGTCAGAAGGGTGCGTCTTCCTAAAAAATGGTCAACAGATATGCGTCTTGCAAACCTGTACAGGTATTATCCTCTGGAATATGCTGTTGTACTTGGAACAACCCTGGGGGGTCCCAATACGGTAATACGTCTTTTATCAAGGCTTTCCCCGACTGTTCCTGCTGCTGTACTGGTAATCCAGGAAATTTCCCCAACAATAATACATTCCTTTGCAGCCAGATTTAACGAATATGTTCCCTGGAAGGTTGAGGTTGCTCAAACAGGAATGCTCATGGAACAGGGAACATGTTATATATGCTCAAATGAATTTTCCATGAGCATAATGACAAATGAAAACGAAGAACCCTTTCTGACTGTAAATAAAGGCATAAAAAAAACCGCTGGACTTATTATTTTCTTCTGCTTCCCAGGTATTTGGTCAAAATACCATTGGTGTTTTGCTCACAGGAATAGGTGA
- a CDS encoding MFS transporter, whose protein sequence is MKNTMQDKEQGKNQFALLNTKRFGPFFWTQFFGAFNDNVFKNALLILLAYQSASMVDIDSNTLMNIAAGLFILPFFLFSATAGQIADKYEKSMLIRRIKFMEIIIMLCAAGAFYLKNIYMLLFLLFLMGTQSTFFGPLKYSIIPQHLKKDEIVGGNALVSMGTFISILLGTMAGGILIQHGDYAVGFIVCAIALAGWLVSIKIPKACSLSPEIKLDFNPFTQIWKTVGYARYLHSVFLSVLGISWFWFLGSAYLTQIPNFTKLVLKGNESVVTLLLTMFSIGIGAGSLFCEKLSGRKVELGLVPLGSIGLSIFGIDLFLAYDPPEIKTLMGISAFMQTPGSFRVLADLVLIGIFGGFYIVPLNAFIQTRTRAEYRARVIAANNILNSLFMVLSALTGIVLLGIMKIGIPKFFLVVAILNALVAVYIYTVVPEFTMRFLIWILTHTMYRVKHKGLENIPDEGPAVLVCNHVSFVDGLIIAGACRRPIRFVMFEPIYRLPILNFIFRTGKAIPITSQKTDPETFNKAFEMISQTLEEGELICIFPEGKLTTDGEIDIFKPGIERVIKQNPVQVVPLALRGLWGSFFSRKYGASMKKPFKRFCSKIELFAGEPVMPEAVTAGKLQKIVQELRGDRC, encoded by the coding sequence ATGAAAAACACCATGCAGGATAAAGAACAGGGAAAAAACCAGTTTGCATTGCTGAACACCAAAAGATTCGGCCCTTTTTTCTGGACACAGTTTTTTGGGGCATTTAACGACAATGTTTTTAAAAATGCCCTGCTCATACTTCTGGCTTATCAAAGTGCTTCAATGGTGGATATTGACTCAAATACTCTTATGAATATTGCGGCAGGACTTTTTATCCTGCCTTTTTTTCTTTTTTCAGCTACAGCAGGACAGATTGCTGATAAATATGAAAAATCAATGCTCATACGCAGGATAAAATTCATGGAAATTATTATAATGCTTTGTGCAGCAGGCGCATTTTATCTTAAAAATATATACATGCTTTTATTCCTGCTTTTTCTCATGGGCACCCAGTCCACCTTTTTCGGGCCTTTGAAATACAGTATTATCCCCCAGCATCTTAAAAAAGATGAAATTGTAGGAGGAAATGCCCTGGTGAGCATGGGAACCTTTATTTCGATTCTTCTTGGTACAATGGCAGGGGGCATATTAATCCAGCATGGTGATTATGCAGTAGGGTTTATAGTATGTGCCATTGCCCTGGCTGGCTGGCTGGTGAGCATAAAAATACCCAAAGCCTGTTCATTATCTCCTGAAATAAAATTAGATTTTAATCCTTTTACACAGATATGGAAAACCGTGGGTTATGCCCGTTATCTTCATTCTGTATTTCTGTCAGTTCTCGGCATATCCTGGTTCTGGTTTCTTGGTTCAGCCTACCTGACCCAGATTCCCAATTTTACAAAGCTTGTGCTTAAAGGAAATGAAAGCGTTGTTACCCTTCTTTTGACAATGTTTTCCATCGGCATAGGAGCAGGTTCCCTTTTTTGTGAAAAGCTTTCAGGCAGAAAGGTTGAACTTGGCCTTGTGCCCCTTGGCTCCATAGGACTCAGCATATTTGGCATTGATCTTTTTCTTGCCTATGATCCCCCTGAAATTAAAACCTTAATGGGCATTAGTGCATTCATGCAGACCCCCGGCAGTTTTAGGGTACTAGCTGATCTTGTCCTTATCGGCATATTTGGAGGATTTTACATAGTCCCCCTTAATGCTTTTATTCAAACCCGTACCCGGGCAGAATACCGGGCAAGGGTTATTGCAGCAAACAATATATTAAATTCTTTATTTATGGTTCTTTCAGCTCTTACTGGTATTGTACTGCTGGGAATAATGAAAATAGGCATTCCAAAGTTTTTCCTGGTAGTTGCAATTCTCAATGCCCTGGTAGCAGTCTATATTTATACGGTGGTTCCTGAATTTACCATGCGTTTTCTCATATGGATACTTACACACACCATGTACAGGGTAAAACATAAAGGGCTTGAAAATATTCCTGATGAAGGGCCTGCTGTTTTAGTATGCAATCATGTGAGTTTTGTTGACGGTCTTATTATTGCCGGAGCCTGCCGGAGACCCATACGATTTGTCATGTTTGAACCTATTTACCGGCTTCCCATACTTAACTTTATATTCAGGACAGGAAAAGCCATTCCCATAACATCACAGAAAACAGACCCTGAAACCTTTAATAAGGCTTTTGAAATGATTTCCCAGACCTTGGAGGAAGGAGAGCTTATCTGCATATTTCCCGAAGGAAAGCTTACTACAGACGGAGAAATAGACATATTTAAGCCTGGGATTGAAAGGGTAATAAAACAAAATCCTGTTCAGGTAGTACCTCTTGCATTAAGAGGGCTATGGGGCAGTTTCTTCAGCCGCAAGTACGGGGCTTCAATGAAAAAACCTTTTAAAAGATTCTGTTCAAAGATTGAACTTTTTGCAGGAGAACCGGTTATGCCTGAAGCAGTTACAGCAGGGAAACTTCAAAAAATTGTTCAGGAATTAAGAGGAGATCGCTGCTGA